From Paenibacillus sp. GP183, one genomic window encodes:
- a CDS encoding transposase — MDGFLLAHFPVSCSTEAECEDYLIQLRWADGFHCPRCDHEFFYKIEIRKVYECRECRTQVSVTAGTVMHRSKLSLLMWFRVIHLLVSDDKERTASSLTDQLGINYRTARLMLNKLKWALDTKVKFSASRREKEKEKEKVKEKKKEKLELMQEDIKLSEKDGKHVVEKEVTQASEWAKLIHKLNETCTAIQKEKQRMNKMSRAPYAALGSKGNSPSELVTHWMRAFLSISLYPSLMRYWLN; from the coding sequence ATGGATGGTTTTTTATTAGCGCATTTCCCGGTATCGTGCTCAACGGAAGCAGAATGTGAGGATTATTTGATTCAGCTCCGCTGGGCAGATGGTTTTCATTGCCCTCGCTGTGATCATGAGTTTTTTTATAAAATTGAAATTCGTAAAGTCTATGAATGCCGGGAATGTCGGACTCAAGTTTCTGTTACAGCAGGAACAGTTATGCATAGGTCCAAATTATCATTATTAATGTGGTTTCGAGTGATCCATTTATTGGTTAGCGATGATAAAGAAAGGACTGCCTCATCCCTTACTGATCAACTTGGAATTAACTATCGAACAGCTCGATTGATGCTTAATAAATTAAAATGGGCGCTTGATACAAAAGTGAAATTCTCTGCAAGCAGGAGGGAGAAGGAAAAGGAGAAGGAGAAGGTAAAGGAAAAGAAAAAGGAAAAGCTCGAGTTGATGCAAGAGGATATAAAGTTGTCTGAGAAAGATGGTAAACATGTGGTGGAGAAAGAAGTTACTCAGGCATCGGAGTGGGCTAAGCTCATCCATAAGCTAAATGAAACATGCACTGCTATCCAAAAGGAAAAGCAGCGCATGAATAAGATGAGTCGAGCACCGTATGCTGCGCTAGGATCAAAGGGAAATTCACCTTCTGAATTGGTAACGCATTGGATGAGAGCCTTTCTGTCGATTTCCCTTTATCCGAGCTTGATGAGGTATTGGTTAAATTAA
- a CDS encoding Cof-type HAD-IIB family hydrolase — translation MYKLIAIDLDDTLLDDNLHISPGTIEAIKSAISQGVKVTFATGRSFVSAQKIAAKIGLNVPIITYQGSLIKNLIDGRVIYERSVPSSAASYIYEYCEKHGLHLQLYFEETLYVKEDNEKVREYARLSNITYQVTENFNELVQKPQTKMLIIDEPELLDRVAVELREVLKGQLHITKSKAHFLEFLHLEGNKGAALSFLADHFGCTMDQVIAIGDSWNDREMLEVAGLGVAMGNAIQELKEIADYVTLSNNEEGVKHVIEKFVLNKHANLS, via the coding sequence ATGTACAAACTGATTGCAATTGACTTGGATGATACTTTGCTTGATGATAATCTGCACATCTCGCCGGGTACGATTGAAGCAATAAAAAGTGCGATTTCACAGGGAGTAAAGGTGACCTTTGCTACAGGCAGAAGCTTCGTATCCGCACAAAAAATTGCAGCAAAAATCGGATTGAATGTGCCCATTATCACGTATCAAGGCTCATTAATCAAAAACCTGATCGATGGCCGTGTCATCTATGAAAGATCAGTCCCATCCAGTGCCGCAAGCTATATCTATGAGTATTGCGAGAAGCATGGCTTGCACCTTCAGCTTTATTTTGAGGAAACCTTATATGTAAAAGAAGATAATGAAAAAGTCAGAGAATATGCCCGTTTGTCCAACATCACTTACCAGGTGACTGAAAATTTCAATGAGCTCGTTCAAAAGCCGCAAACCAAAATGCTGATCATAGATGAACCGGAACTCTTGGACCGCGTCGCAGTCGAACTCCGGGAAGTATTAAAAGGTCAGTTGCATATCACCAAATCCAAAGCGCATTTCTTGGAGTTTTTACATTTGGAAGGCAACAAAGGCGCAGCCTTATCATTCTTGGCTGATCATTTCGGGTGCACAATGGATCAAGTCATTGCTATCGGAGATTCCTGGAATGACCGCGAAATGCTCGAAGTCGCCGGATTAGGTGTCGCCATGGGCAACGCCATTCAGGAATTAAAAGAAATTGCGGATTATGTGACATTGTCCAATAACGAAGAAGGCGTCAAACATGTTATTGAAAAATTTGTCCTTAACAAACATGCTAACTTGAGCTAA
- the mscL gene encoding large conductance mechanosensitive channel protein MscL: MLKEFKEFAFKGNMVDLAVGVIIGAAFGKVVTSIVNDLVMPLIGLILGKVRFNDLFISLNGESYINLDAAIQAKAPTLNYGQFISNFLDFLIISFVIFLVIRQLSKFRKKSESNEKESESKDPVTKECPHCLSEIPIKATRCKFCTSELETSNQKSASS, encoded by the coding sequence ATGCTTAAGGAATTTAAAGAATTTGCATTTAAGGGAAACATGGTAGACCTTGCCGTTGGGGTAATTATCGGAGCAGCATTTGGTAAAGTCGTGACTTCCATCGTGAATGATTTGGTCATGCCGCTTATCGGGCTGATTCTGGGAAAAGTTAGATTTAATGATCTGTTTATATCGCTTAATGGAGAATCGTATATAAATTTAGATGCAGCGATTCAAGCTAAAGCACCTACGCTGAATTATGGGCAATTCATCTCCAACTTTTTGGACTTTTTGATCATTTCCTTTGTTATTTTCCTGGTCATCCGACAACTGTCCAAGTTCAGAAAAAAGAGCGAGTCCAATGAGAAGGAATCTGAGTCCAAGGACCCCGTCACCAAAGAATGTCCGCATTGCTTATCCGAGATTCCGATCAAAGCGACCCGCTGTAAATTCTGTACCTCGGAATTAGAGACAAGCAATCAAAAATCCGCAAGCTCTTAA